The Streptomyces phaeolivaceus genome has a window encoding:
- a CDS encoding caspase family protein — MTRRAVLIGAETYGLTGVHTDVGVMGELLAGHGFTDIRVHTGDRADYAGIKGALRGLRADTAPGDALVVYYSGHGALLGDLQCLVPVDMADGTATDFRGYLAEELTAAVRVLTERTANVTVVLDACHSTGAVREAAYRAGRSALRSVEVALERSVWDAGFARLRALSGSRDPLVPGVVRLTACQQHGSAYEAELRPGAGRQGVFTAALAEALGTRWGRELPWSVLIARIRDLVKQRQVRQWPDAGGPAGRLPFSLEEPPTPERLPLLRRDGRFVVPGGSVFGLGRGDTVSLRFPVDTTPGAPPGGRSRKTAVPEAVTPESAESEVAVSAVVVEAGAGDAVLRAVPGPGGPSEDDLRTAEPPPGAYAIPVEVHDRRHVFLDAEGPFTDALREELAGCPRLAETPHVQDAFATVRVRNGRAEVLDRDGHPFREPCGEPTRLASLLEELARGERVRRLTDPVGAGLLGAPVEVRFESEDPVGGDVWRPLRREGVRLYDGDRYRVVVANRSGVPLYFWVIGVGLSGRVTLVTADQPSGLRVEPEGAAHRATRVTPPVEIYWPGDVPRRGPRPETLHALVGDRPMDLGGLASPEARERTARAGADPALDALLREVWDGVRDQRPLGNEEFHHRVWTVHADAYPDRNAVAHLDEEAGA, encoded by the coding sequence ATGACGCGGCGAGCGGTACTGATCGGTGCCGAGACCTACGGTCTGACCGGGGTGCACACCGATGTCGGGGTGATGGGCGAACTCCTCGCCGGGCACGGCTTCACCGACATCCGGGTCCACACCGGGGACCGGGCCGACTACGCGGGCATCAAGGGGGCGTTGCGCGGGCTGCGCGCGGATACCGCCCCCGGTGACGCGCTCGTCGTCTACTACTCCGGCCACGGGGCGCTCCTGGGAGACCTGCAGTGCCTCGTGCCCGTCGACATGGCGGACGGTACGGCCACGGACTTCCGCGGCTATCTGGCCGAGGAACTCACCGCCGCCGTCCGCGTCCTCACCGAGAGGACGGCCAATGTCACCGTCGTCCTCGACGCCTGCCACTCCACCGGGGCGGTGCGGGAGGCCGCGTACCGGGCGGGGCGGTCGGCGCTGCGGTCGGTGGAGGTGGCCCTCGAACGGAGCGTGTGGGACGCGGGGTTCGCCCGGCTGCGGGCCCTGTCCGGCTCCCGCGACCCGCTGGTCCCCGGCGTCGTACGGCTGACCGCGTGTCAGCAGCACGGTTCGGCGTACGAGGCCGAGTTGCGCCCGGGGGCGGGCAGGCAGGGCGTGTTCACCGCCGCGCTCGCCGAGGCGCTCGGCACGCGGTGGGGGCGGGAGCTGCCGTGGTCGGTCCTGATCGCCCGGATCCGTGACCTGGTCAAGCAGCGGCAGGTACGGCAGTGGCCCGACGCGGGCGGCCCGGCCGGACGGCTCCCCTTCTCCCTGGAGGAGCCGCCCACCCCGGAACGGCTGCCGCTGCTACGGCGCGACGGACGGTTCGTCGTGCCGGGCGGTTCCGTGTTCGGGCTGGGCCGAGGGGACACGGTGTCCCTGCGGTTCCCCGTCGACACGACCCCCGGCGCCCCGCCCGGCGGCCGTTCACGGAAAACCGCCGTACCGGAGGCGGTCACACCGGAGTCGGCCGAATCGGAGGTGGCCGTGTCGGCGGTCGTGGTGGAGGCGGGGGCGGGGGACGCGGTTCTCCGGGCCGTGCCGGGCCCCGGGGGTCCCTCCGAGGACGACCTGCGTACGGCGGAGCCACCGCCCGGTGCGTACGCGATCCCGGTCGAGGTCCATGACCGCCGTCATGTGTTCCTCGACGCCGAAGGGCCCTTCACCGACGCCCTGCGCGAGGAGTTGGCGGGCTGCCCGCGCCTCGCCGAGACGCCGCACGTCCAGGACGCCTTCGCGACCGTACGCGTACGGAACGGGCGCGCCGAGGTACTGGACCGCGACGGGCATCCCTTTCGGGAGCCGTGCGGCGAACCGACGCGGCTGGCCTCGCTGTTGGAGGAGCTGGCGCGGGGGGAGCGGGTGCGGCGGCTCACCGATCCAGTGGGAGCGGGCCTGCTCGGCGCCCCCGTGGAGGTCCGGTTCGAGAGCGAGGACCCGGTCGGCGGTGACGTCTGGCGGCCGTTGCGGCGGGAGGGGGTGCGGCTGTACGACGGCGACCGCTACCGGGTGGTCGTGGCCAACCGCTCCGGTGTGCCGCTGTACTTCTGGGTGATCGGCGTGGGGCTCAGCGGGCGCGTCACCCTGGTGACCGCCGACCAGCCCAGCGGTCTCCGGGTGGAGCCGGAGGGCGCGGCACATCGCGCCACCCGAGTCACCCCGCCGGTCGAGATCTACTGGCCGGGCGATGTGCCCCGGCGGGGGCCACGGCCGGAGACCCTGCACGCCCTCGTCGGCGACCGGCCGATGGACCTCGGCGGGCTGGCCTCCCCCGAGGCCCGCGAGCGCACCGCGCGCGCCGGCGCCGACCCCGCCCTGGACGCGCTGCTCCGCGAGGTCTGGGACGGCGTACGCGACCAACGGCCCCTCGGGAACGAGGAGTTCCACCACCGGGTGTGGACCGTGCACGCCGACGCGTACCCGGACCGGAACGCCGTCGCCCACCTCGACGAGGAGGCCGGTGCGTGA
- a CDS encoding Crp/Fnr family transcriptional regulator, which translates to MDGWPHGTFLAELSGAPEAGAALLSLGTPRSYEAGEILLSEGRRETFVLLLLTGVTKVTALTEQGDTALLAVRIGGDLVGEFAAFDNRPRSATVTAAGTVTARRVGQREFLGLLDRHPATALGVSRMLVRKNRWSVRRRGDFSGCPVGTRVARVLVDLVEDYGRPSRDGLLIGPRLTQAELAGLVGAKARRVHHVLGELSDLGLIQVGYSRVTVLSEAGLRHAARLARADGR; encoded by the coding sequence ATGGACGGGTGGCCGCACGGCACGTTCCTCGCCGAGTTGTCCGGGGCCCCGGAGGCCGGCGCGGCACTGCTCTCGCTGGGGACCCCACGCTCGTACGAGGCGGGCGAGATCCTGCTCTCCGAGGGGCGGCGGGAGACCTTCGTGCTGTTGCTGCTGACCGGGGTCACCAAGGTCACCGCGCTCACGGAACAGGGCGACACCGCGCTGCTCGCCGTACGGATCGGCGGGGATCTGGTGGGGGAGTTCGCGGCCTTCGACAACCGGCCCAGATCGGCCACGGTCACCGCCGCCGGTACGGTCACCGCCCGGCGGGTCGGCCAGCGGGAGTTCCTCGGTCTCCTGGACCGGCATCCGGCCACCGCCCTCGGGGTGAGCCGCATGCTCGTACGCAAGAACCGATGGTCGGTACGGCGGCGGGGCGACTTCAGCGGCTGCCCGGTGGGCACCCGGGTCGCCCGCGTCCTCGTCGACCTGGTCGAGGACTACGGCCGGCCGAGCCGTGACGGACTGCTGATCGGCCCCCGGCTCACCCAGGCCGAACTCGCCGGACTGGTCGGCGCCAAGGCCCGCCGCGTCCATCACGTCCTCGGTGAACTCTCCGACCTGGGCCTGATCCAGGTCGGCTACAGCAGGGTGACCGTCCTGTCGGAGGCCGGGCTTCGCCACGCGGCACGGCTGGCGCGGGCGGACGGGCGGTAG
- a CDS encoding Hsp70 family protein gives MSGGGNPTGPVYGIDFGTWTSALVVLRPDHPPLPVRDPVSPFGATSVRSAVCLQPDGSMVVGQAAQNSRLQRPGRFRAEFKQEFGEPDRHQLGERLLTTEQLTAEVLGFLVDRARTAVNAAPARVVITVPATWEEYRRELMLTAAEAAGLPPEIVRLETEPVAAMVYALHDHGMDRDRTVLVYDLGGGTFDLAVAQGTKESYSVLGAPGGLSHVGGLAIDQVVLGLLRDRCPDGVDRLRQTSAHHDDATALRRAILLSEACVTFKQQLSVSQEHSDLLTMLDPPAEVTLTQADLREAIRPLLWETVEECERVLRAYGLEWGDLDLIVPVGGSSRLPMVGELLSERSGRTVLTVSEPELAVATGAAWLAWQGFEVQREPPPLPTKVRALLDAGLTGEMVREAMSHVRH, from the coding sequence ATGAGCGGCGGCGGGAACCCGACGGGCCCGGTCTACGGCATCGACTTCGGCACCTGGACGTCCGCGCTGGTGGTCCTGCGGCCGGACCACCCGCCCCTGCCGGTGCGCGACCCGGTGAGCCCGTTCGGGGCCACCTCGGTGCGCAGCGCGGTGTGCCTGCAACCGGACGGCTCGATGGTGGTGGGCCAGGCGGCACAGAACTCTCGGCTACAGCGTCCGGGGCGGTTCCGGGCGGAGTTCAAGCAGGAGTTCGGCGAACCGGACCGGCATCAGCTGGGCGAACGCCTGCTCACCACCGAGCAGTTGACCGCCGAAGTGCTGGGCTTCCTGGTCGACCGGGCGCGAACCGCCGTCAACGCCGCCCCCGCACGCGTGGTGATCACCGTCCCGGCGACCTGGGAGGAGTACCGGCGCGAGCTGATGCTGACCGCCGCCGAGGCCGCGGGGCTGCCGCCGGAGATCGTCAGGCTGGAGACGGAACCGGTCGCGGCCATGGTCTACGCCCTGCACGACCACGGCATGGACCGTGACCGCACGGTGCTCGTCTACGACCTCGGCGGTGGCACCTTCGACCTCGCGGTGGCCCAGGGGACCAAGGAGAGCTACTCGGTCCTCGGCGCCCCCGGCGGTCTGTCCCATGTCGGCGGGCTCGCCATCGACCAGGTCGTACTGGGCCTCCTGCGGGACCGCTGCCCCGACGGCGTGGACCGGCTCCGGCAGACCTCCGCGCACCACGACGACGCGACGGCGCTGCGCCGGGCGATCCTGCTCTCCGAGGCCTGTGTCACGTTCAAGCAGCAGCTCTCCGTCTCCCAGGAGCACTCCGATCTGCTGACCATGCTGGACCCGCCGGCCGAGGTCACCCTGACCCAGGCCGATCTGCGGGAGGCGATACGGCCACTGCTGTGGGAGACGGTCGAGGAGTGCGAACGGGTGCTGCGCGCCTACGGGTTGGAGTGGGGCGACCTCGATCTGATCGTCCCCGTGGGCGGCAGCTCCCGGCTGCCCATGGTCGGCGAGCTGCTGTCCGAACGCTCGGGCCGTACGGTCCTCACCGTCTCCGAGCCGGAGCTCGCGGTGGCGACCGGCGCGGCCTGGCTGGCCTGGCAGGGCTTCGAGGTCCAGAGGGAACCCCCACCCCTGCCGACCAAGGTCCGCGCGCTGCTGGACGCCGGGCTGACCGGCGAGATGGTGAGGGAGGCCATGAGCCATGTCAGACACTGA
- a CDS encoding CHAT domain-containing protein, translating to MGAGLVRALRAAAVAMDAEWQPGTSTVPFRSETAAAPLATGGGTRAAAESVADRRLRLAAHLAGRHWPVLLSARMTIGHGVEATAAQERAVRHGVDAHWTERDRAEAVREPLKWFDALYGEYGEYGACGVYGVLGGADALACDALAQHLLLAADLRVRAGDRAGAGPSAREGVRCASGSPASAGFAALLVGDWRLGRPGAAEQCGVEPPGARALSRAAARYRRAEAAYRDAGSERGRAAVLLRLAHVERLGGRPEACERFLARAEESALAAGDGACTALIRVHREIDAIAVGARSGAGVAEAVAHWARTDGSTSWLRGLRQLVLERAEFWSARGDTVRAGRAAGLARGLGGEGGGAGVEAGLYRRARHRLVGVVLAGTEQQEHVAAVGACVGRGEAPGLADCLGVIAAAQAFHRQAVALRDPELMRASGESIEVAIEVGTRYLPGGDQVDTVLALLRSDLVSGRVHESYLRSRRARTAGLVAEADRLARRALREAEGVPDELFRLVVGCSARVDLGERAAAVAAAEAAEPSLTALAAAALWLRLGEPERAARYLPRIGVDGPGPEHPWELPAIRADLALARHAHDEAAAHAREGIRAFEEHRRRLARDALRASSADDPVVAGLHHAAVVSLLSSGRPDAVAAAFDQAERARAGFLDTVHALDTAPSGSPARTAVRDWLAAEVHWSAEFEERAATLRAAGQAGGERGRAGQDRVGEMDGKRWLGEVERGLGVAEEKVRRLAPAALGASYAGELPDAAAVAGALPGGTLLLTYHVFDDVLIGWAMTRDGLTHERQTRRPHTTVAAVRRFHAWCARPDAPGPGGDDEGEAAGRELAELLLRPFAGALDGHRRVIVVPPAAFALLPFHALPWEGDVLGDTHDVSYLPAVSLLTRRHGRPPDRPWTEVDALLVGAPASDPRHGLRELPGTAAEVVEGARLLPRGRALTGPAATRDAVLAAAHGCEVLHFATHGMVDELAPHRSRLPLAGDDVLGLADLLGVAHEPRLLVLSGCDTGRGTATAGGDVLGLTRAALITGARHAVVSLWPVDDTTGCLVLARTYAWLAEEPAVHPGTALARARREVRDLSGAERYEEFRALARRAGVHPGPADRGPAPAAPRPRSRDSAPLGTGRVTAHPRHPYHWAPFIHVGT from the coding sequence GTGGGCGCCGGGCTCGTACGGGCGCTGCGGGCCGCCGCCGTGGCCATGGACGCAGAGTGGCAGCCCGGCACCTCGACCGTGCCGTTCCGGTCGGAGACCGCCGCCGCGCCGCTCGCGACGGGTGGCGGCACCCGGGCCGCCGCAGAGTCCGTCGCCGACCGGCGGCTGCGGCTCGCCGCGCATCTCGCCGGGCGGCACTGGCCCGTTCTTCTCTCCGCCCGGATGACCATCGGCCATGGCGTCGAGGCGACGGCCGCGCAGGAGAGGGCCGTCCGGCACGGGGTCGACGCGCACTGGACCGAGCGGGACCGTGCGGAGGCCGTACGGGAGCCGTTGAAGTGGTTCGACGCGCTGTACGGGGAGTATGGGGAGTACGGGGCGTGTGGTGTGTATGGGGTGCTCGGGGGTGCGGACGCTCTCGCGTGCGACGCCCTCGCCCAGCATCTGCTGCTCGCCGCCGATCTTCGGGTGCGGGCGGGGGACCGGGCGGGTGCCGGGCCGTCGGCCCGGGAGGGGGTGAGGTGCGCGTCGGGGAGTCCGGCGTCGGCCGGGTTCGCCGCGCTGCTCGTGGGGGACTGGCGGCTGGGGCGGCCCGGTGCGGCGGAGCAGTGCGGCGTGGAGCCGCCCGGGGCGCGGGCGTTGTCGCGGGCGGCGGCGCGGTATCGGCGGGCCGAGGCCGCCTATCGGGACGCGGGTTCCGAGCGGGGGCGGGCGGCCGTGCTGCTGCGGCTCGCCCATGTCGAACGGCTCGGGGGGCGGCCGGAGGCGTGCGAGCGGTTCCTCGCCCGCGCCGAGGAGTCGGCGCTCGCGGCGGGTGACGGGGCGTGCACCGCGCTCATCCGTGTCCACCGGGAGATCGACGCGATCGCCGTCGGCGCGCGGTCCGGGGCGGGCGTCGCCGAGGCGGTCGCGCACTGGGCGCGTACGGACGGCAGCACCTCCTGGCTACGGGGGCTGCGCCAACTCGTCCTGGAACGAGCGGAGTTCTGGAGCGCACGGGGTGACACGGTCAGGGCCGGGCGGGCGGCGGGGCTGGCTCGGGGGTTGGGCGGGGAGGGCGGGGGCGCCGGGGTGGAGGCGGGGCTGTATCGGCGGGCGCGGCATCGGCTGGTCGGGGTGGTGCTGGCCGGGACGGAGCAGCAGGAGCACGTGGCCGCCGTCGGGGCGTGTGTCGGGCGGGGGGAGGCGCCGGGTCTGGCGGACTGTCTGGGTGTCATCGCGGCGGCCCAGGCCTTCCACCGGCAGGCCGTGGCGCTGCGCGATCCCGAACTGATGCGCGCCTCGGGGGAGTCGATCGAGGTCGCGATCGAGGTCGGGACGCGGTATCTGCCCGGTGGCGATCAGGTGGACACGGTCCTCGCCCTGCTGCGGTCGGACCTGGTCTCCGGCCGGGTCCACGAGTCGTACCTCCGCTCCCGCCGTGCCCGTACCGCCGGGCTGGTGGCGGAGGCGGACCGTCTCGCGCGGCGGGCCCTGCGGGAGGCCGAGGGCGTCCCGGACGAGCTGTTCCGGCTGGTCGTGGGGTGCTCCGCACGGGTCGATCTCGGCGAACGGGCCGCCGCCGTGGCCGCGGCGGAGGCGGCCGAGCCGAGCCTCACCGCGCTCGCCGCGGCGGCGCTCTGGCTGCGCCTGGGCGAGCCCGAGCGGGCGGCCCGGTATCTGCCGCGCATCGGCGTCGACGGTCCCGGCCCGGAACATCCCTGGGAACTCCCCGCGATCCGGGCCGACCTCGCGCTCGCCCGGCACGCCCACGACGAGGCCGCCGCGCATGCCCGGGAGGGGATCCGCGCGTTCGAGGAACATCGGCGCCGCCTCGCCCGCGACGCCCTGCGGGCCTCCTCCGCCGACGATCCGGTCGTCGCCGGGCTCCACCACGCCGCCGTGGTCTCCCTGCTGTCCTCCGGACGCCCCGACGCCGTCGCCGCCGCCTTCGACCAGGCCGAACGCGCTCGCGCCGGTTTCCTCGACACCGTCCACGCCCTCGACACGGCGCCCTCCGGCTCGCCCGCCCGCACGGCGGTACGCGACTGGCTGGCCGCCGAGGTCCACTGGTCGGCGGAGTTCGAGGAGAGGGCGGCGACGCTGCGGGCGGCCGGGCAGGCCGGGGGTGAGCGGGGCCGCGCCGGGCAGGACCGCGTCGGTGAGATGGATGGGAAGCGGTGGCTCGGTGAGGTCGAGAGGGGACTTGGCGTGGCCGAGGAGAAGGTGCGGCGGCTCGCTCCGGCCGCGTTGGGGGCCTCGTACGCCGGGGAGTTACCGGACGCGGCGGCCGTGGCCGGGGCCCTGCCCGGCGGCACGCTTCTGCTGACCTATCACGTCTTCGACGACGTCCTGATCGGCTGGGCCATGACCCGCGACGGCCTCACCCACGAGCGGCAGACCCGGCGGCCGCACACCACCGTGGCCGCCGTCCGCCGCTTCCACGCCTGGTGCGCGCGGCCGGACGCCCCCGGCCCCGGCGGCGACGACGAGGGCGAGGCCGCCGGGCGGGAGCTGGCCGAGCTGCTGCTGCGGCCGTTCGCCGGGGCGCTCGACGGCCACCGGCGAGTGATCGTCGTGCCCCCGGCGGCCTTCGCGCTGCTGCCGTTCCACGCCCTGCCCTGGGAGGGCGACGTCCTCGGCGATACCCACGACGTGTCCTACCTCCCGGCGGTCTCCCTCCTCACCCGCCGTCACGGCCGACCTCCGGACCGCCCCTGGACCGAGGTGGACGCGCTGCTGGTCGGTGCCCCCGCGAGCGATCCCCGCCACGGGCTGCGGGAGTTGCCGGGCACCGCCGCCGAAGTCGTCGAGGGCGCACGGCTGTTGCCCCGTGGCCGGGCGCTCACGGGGCCCGCCGCGACCCGTGACGCGGTGCTGGCGGCGGCACACGGCTGCGAGGTGCTGCATTTCGCGACCCACGGCATGGTCGACGAACTCGCCCCCCACCGCAGCCGGTTGCCCCTCGCCGGTGACGATGTCCTGGGCCTCGCCGACCTGTTGGGCGTGGCGCACGAGCCGAGACTGCTGGTGCTGTCCGGCTGCGACACCGGCCGGGGCACGGCCACCGCCGGCGGCGACGTCCTGGGGCTGACCCGGGCCGCCCTGATCACCGGGGCCCGGCACGCCGTGGTCTCGCTCTGGCCGGTCGACGACACCACCGGCTGTCTCGTCCTCGCCCGCACCTACGCGTGGCTGGCCGAGGAACCCGCCGTCCACCCGGGCACCGCACTGGCCCGAGCGCGGCGCGAGGTGCGCGATCTGTCCGGGGCCGAGCGGTACGAGGAGTTCCGCGCACTCGCCCGCCGGGCCGGAGTCCACCCCGGCCCGGCCGACCGCGGCCCCGCCCCGGCCGCGCCCCGGCCGCGGTCCCGCGACAGCGCACCCCTGGGCACCGGCCGGGTCACGGCACACCCCCGGCACCCGTACCACTGGGCGCCCTTCATCCACGTAGGCACATGA